From Melanotaenia boesemani isolate fMelBoe1 chromosome 12, fMelBoe1.pri, whole genome shotgun sequence, a single genomic window includes:
- the LOC121650230 gene encoding trace amine-associated receptor 13c-like produces the protein MELQDGAELCFPQLFNMSCRKPTRRWSETVLLKLMLFFISLTTIAINLLVIISVSHFRQLHTPTNILILSLAVSDLLVGLVLMPGEIFRYTSCWIFGDIVCTLYLYLVSQTLTTSVSTIVIISCDRYTAICYPLHYSKIITLTRAKYCVCLCWLWSFVFSIFYVRVELIQPGTGNSCFGECVPKYTYITVTVDIILTFIFPVTVIIVLYMRVFVVAVSQARAMRSHITAVTVHHAVTLSKKSELKAARTLGILVIVYLSCLCPYYCYSLVDVNMMNPTVATCLLFLFYFNSCLNPLIYALFYSWFRKAIKLIVTLQILLPGSRETNIL, from the exons atggAGCTCCAGGATGGAGCTGAACTCTGCTTTCCACAACTATTCAACATGTCCTGCAGGAAGCCGACACGTCGCTGGTCTGAAACTGTGCTCCTGAAACTCATGCTGTTCTTCATCTCTCTGACCACCATAGCCATCAACTTGCTCGTCATCATCTCAGTCTCCCACTTCAG GCAGCTTCACACACCTACTAACATCCTCATCCTCTCTCTGGCTGTTTCTGACTTACTTGTAGGTCTTGTGTTGATGCCAGGAGAAATCTTTAGATACACATCCTGCTGGATTTTTGGGGATATCGTGTGTACTTTATATTTGTATCTGGTCAGTCAAACTCTCACTACTTCAGTCAGCACAATTGTTATCATATCATGTGACCGCTACACGGCTATTTGTTACCCTCTGCATTACTCCAAAATAATCACTTTAACAAGAGccaaatactgtgtttgtctttgttggctttggtcttttgttttcagtattttctaCGTGAGAGTTGAACTGATTCAACCAGGCACGGGTAACTCCTGCTTTGGAGAATGTGTGCCTAAATACACTTATATTACAGTCACTGTTGACATTATCTTAACCTTCATATTTCCAGTTACTGTGATCATAGTTCTGTATATGAGAGTATTTGTGGTGGCTGTGTCTCAGGCTCGCGCCATGCGCTCTCACATTACAGCTGTTACAGTCCACCATGCAGTGACTTTATCAAAGAAATCTGAGCTGAAAGCAGCCAGGACTCTTGGTATTCTTGTCATtgtatatttatcatgtttatgcCCATATTACTGTTACTCTCTTGTTGATGTTAACATGATGAATCCTACAGTTGCAACATGTTTGttattcctgttttattttaactcctgTCTAAACCCACTGATCTATGCTCTGTTTTACTCCTGGTTCAGAAAAGCGATTAAACTCATTGTCACTCTGCAGATCCTGCTGCCTGGATCCCGAGAGACCAACATACTGTAG
- the LOC121650542 gene encoding trace amine-associated receptor 13c-like, with protein MELKDGAELCFPQLFNISCRKPTLHWSETVLLNILLVFISLITVVLNLLVIISVSHFRQLHTPTNILLLSLAVSDFLVGLLLMPLEIFKKSACWILGDVVCVLYGYLVSHIVCASIGNIVLISVDRYVAICHPLHYPIKITVTRVKCCVCLSWLWFGFFTIVYLKDELIEPGRNNSCFGECTLFISYVARAADLVLTFIIPVSVIVFVYVRVFAVAVSHAVAMRSHITDVTFQHSVNVTKKSELKAARTLAVLVIVYLICFCPFYCYSLVTVDLTGTSYASFLFFLFYFNSCLNPIIYALFYHWFRKAVKLIVTLQILQPCSCEANIM; from the exons atggAGCTCAAGGATGGAGCTGAACTCTGCTTTCCACAACTATTCAACATATCCTGCAGAAAGCCGACACTTCACTGGTCTGAAACTGTGCTCCTGAACATCTTGCTGGTCTTCATCTCTCTGATCACTGTAGTTCTCAACCTGCTCGTCATCATCTCAGTCTCCCACTTCAG GCAGCTCCACACACCCACtaacatcctcctcctctcgtTGGCTGTCTCAGACTTTCTTGTTGGTCTCCTGTTGATGCCTTTGGAAATCTTCAAAAAAAGTGCCTGTTGGATACTCGGggatgttgtgtgtgttttatatggtTATCTGGTCAGTCACATTGTCTGTGCCTCAATCGGCAACATAGTTCTCATATCTGTTGACCGTTACGTGGCCATTTGTCACCCTCTGCATTACCCCATCAAAATTACTGTGACCAGAGTGAAATGCTGTGTTTGTCTGTCTTGGCTCTGGTTTGGTTTCTTCACCATTGTTTACTTAAAGGATGAGCTGATTGAACCAGGCAGGAATAATTCCTGTTTTGGAGAGTGTACGCTTTTCATTAGCTATGTTGCGAGAGCTGCTGACCTTGTTTTAACCTTTATAATTCCAGTTTCTGTAattgtatttgtgtatgttAGGGTTTTTGCTGTGGCTGTGTCTCACGCTGTTGCCATGCGCTCTCACATTACAGATGTCACCTTTCAGCATTCGGTGAACGTGACAAAGAAATCTGAGCTGAAAGCAGCCAGGACTTTGGCTGTCCttgtaattgtttatttaatatgtttctGCCCCTTTTACTGTTATTCTCTTGTCACTGTTGATTTAACTGGAACATCATATGCATCATTtctgttctttctgttttattttaactcctgTCTAAATCCAATAATCTATGCCCTGTTTTATCACTGGTTCAGAAAAGCTGTTAAACTCATTGTCACTTTGCAGATTCTGCAGCCTTGCTCTTGTGAAGCCAACATAATGTAA